GTTTCGCCCGACGGGTGCCCAAATAACCGTTGCATCCGCTTGGAATAAACTCTAAACATTATACTACCTCCTCAACTCCTAGTATAATACACTTTCACATTTAACTCATAAACCCATTTACTCTATAAATGTTCCAACACTTACCACTACGAGGAAGATTAAAGCATCCGACTTCAAAGCTCAAATTACTCTTGAACCCGCAATCCCCATTTCTCCGGTAGCAATTCCCACATTCACGAGGTTGAGCCCAATTAAGAACAATATCATCTTTAAACTCCAAAGAAGTGTACGTTTCATTAAAACCCTCTcgaaaaaggaccttttatagtaCCAATTTCACAACACAAAGAAGTGTTACCCTTTACAATTTCCCCTAGAGTAGTTGCAAATATCCCATAACTTTTCCCACTTAGACACTTAATTGGCCTAATTTGATGATCAGAAAAGTTGAAGAAGAAATCAATCGAGCAATTATAAAACAAGTAATCTTGCTCGAAAAAAACAGGATTAAAAGGAGAATCAACTACAAACTTCGAGCCATTAAGTGCAAGAAGCCGTCTAGGGAGACAATTATCAGTATCATTAAGCAGTAATTCTTGATTAACATAatctatttgtttaatagagaaCACCCCTGAATTAGGGAGGTGTATTTGTAGCTTATCTTCTCTATTACATAACAAATCAAACCCTGGATACCCACAAGAACTAGGAAGGGATCCGGGTCTAATTTGGAATGGGAATTGAACCCGGAGTTCAAACGGGTCGCGGTAGTTGCACTTCTGTGTATAGCCATAGCAATAATCAGAAAGGTTTTGGCTGTTTACCCTGCATTTTGTTGATGTTGAGAACAACAATAACAGGAGGAAGAACATTGGTTTATTCAGGATTTTCATGTTTGTAAACTTTTTTGATTTGAAAGATTAAAACATGATGTtatctttttgtttttattaaccAAGTCAATGGATTAAATGGTGGAAGAACATGATCCTCACATGGTCACATATATACATTAATCATAATCTTATTCGTATTTTTTAAGGTTTGTTTGACTCAATTTGGATAATAAAAAGAGAAAGATCTTGCGTTACGTTATAAAAATCGTACGGTATGTACTAAGTTGAATTGTTTTATGACTCGTTCGGTTTTCTTGTCAGTTTTTGGTGTTTACTTTTTGTAAgtcatataaatatataatcattAATTAGAAAATAGCCATATTTATATTAATCCTGTTGATTTTGAAATATGCTaacaaaaaattgaattttttttgtggttttcatattttgtaaATAACAGAAAACTGAGAAAAAAAATTCCATCAAATATGCTAATTTTCTTGTTGTTAAACAATACAAGGATCTTTTAATGCGGATGAATGAGACCAAGCTTGAGTTTGAGCAAATGACCACTAACAAACAATGGTGGTTTTGGAATGATGTAGGATGAGTGATGGAGCAGGGCCCTAATTGGCAAATTTTACATTATCCAATTATAGTCGAACTGACTAAATCCAATCATGCGGATGAATGAGACCAAGCTTGAGTTTGAGCCACTAACTACTAACAAACCGTGGTGGTTCTGGAGCGGTGCGGGATGAGTGACTGAACGGGGCCTCAAATTTCACATCATCCAATTATATCCGAACCGACTAGATCCAATCCATAACCCACTTTGGACCCGAGTAACCGGACAAGATCGAATAAATATGTTAGCTTCTTAACAAGGCCAATTTCATCTTTGAACAGTATCTAAGGCTGCCCTCAAAAGAAAAAGGCCAATAGTCCATTGGGCTCTTAACTTCTTCAATTAGAAGATCTTGTTGATAAAGTTGATTGGGCCTAATCCTACGGATTACTTTACTTAATTAGATTCATTATCTAAGTTGGGCCCAATATTACCCGTTGAAAGTTTGAGATACCCGGTGCCGGTATCACGTGCATACACCCGGTAATGAGTCCACcgttaacttttttttattaacgaAACGAGCTTTTGAGTCTGTTCAAAGAACGGGCGGTTGTATAGTGATTATATACTATTTAGTTTATCTTTTttaagttctaattttattgagcTTGTGACTTTAAagagaatatatgatttaaatagaggaaaaatttgaaaaataaataatgtaTTGATATTGAGTGTTAATTGGAAAAATAAAGTGGAAGTTGTTGAATGAATAGATTGATAAATTAATGTTGTAAGAGAAAGATGAAGTGAAAGAAGCGGTTGAAGTTGTATAATATATAAGACAACAAAGAAAGAGTAGAATTAAAAAGCAAATTGATGGAGAAAATAATGGATGACACGTGATATCTAATCAAAtgtggtgacacgtgtcatctaatcaaatatatttttctttttaaatactaggtatagatacgTTGATGAAGTAATCCCTCTCTTAATCTTTTTTCTATGTCCTTTTGTTCTTCATTGTTGCAATTTGGTTTTCTTTTGTTAGTTTTCTATTGTGCTGTGCTGGAAAATTCAATTCCAGCGACttctatttaaaaaaaaattgggatTCATAGTTATTGGGTGCTAAATCTTGTTATTGAATCTGTTTCATCTTTTGTTTTTAATGGGTAATTGGTGCTTGACGATCACGAGAACTATTGGCAAAACTAGATATTATCTTTTATACTTTGGGTGGGATATCATCTTTTAGGAAGTTGAATTTGTTTAGGaattgatagagtataaaactaatcttggggcttcaaccaaaagcttaagctgatggttgaagccccaagattagttttatactctatcacgccccctcacatgaaagccctttgggcttgaagtgtggatgcaGCATAGGCATCCTCATACCTAGCGCGAAATATTCCTCTTTGAAAGGAGGGGTGGATGAGATTCGAACCCGTGACCTTTGCGTcacgttggctctgataccatgtcaaaggaccaactcaaccaaaagcttttggttgagttggtcctttaACAGGAATGTATTACTTTGGTTGGAATTGAATATTATCTTTTAGGAAGTTGAATTAGTTTACTTGTCTTGTATATATATAATCTCAAAACTTCACcctaatattttcataaagcacTACTTCTTCGATTATATTCTTAAAACCCCTTCTTAACAAATATATATATGGCTGTCGTCGAGGCAGAGATTGTCGAAGGAGGAAGATGGAAGTTTGCTTCAAATTATGATATAATTGATGGGTGCTTACCTTATGAGCTAACACTTGAAATCTTATTTCAATTACCGGTAAAATCATTGGTAAATTTCAAATTAGTATGCAGATCATGGAATTCCTTAATCTCCAGCCCTGATTTCATAAAATTCCATACAAGCAATTCAAACAACCCGTCCTTAACCTTATTATACGATCGAGATTATATGAAACATTATTCTCTAAACCCTATCGTGTCACAGGTAAACCTTTCTTTCCACAAGTACGATCCAGTGTTTTGTGACCTTATTGGATCATGTGATGGGCTTATATGCATGTATTCGCCACGCGATAAATGTATCTACATATTTAATCCTCTCACCAAAGAAACCAAGGAAATTTCAACCCCGTACCATAAATCAGCCCGTCGTTTTCTCAAAATTGAAGGCGCTTCATGGTTCGGGTTCGTTCCCTCGATCAATGACTATATGATTTGGTTAGTAGTTACCATACCAACACTAAACCTAAGAATCCATGTATACTCAATGAGGGATGATAATTGGAGAGAATTAGATAATACTAGATTCATCGATGTCATGGTTGGGGGAATGAATGCGGTGGTAATGAATGGGACATTGCATTGCTCGTTTAACAATGATTACAACGAATTTATGGTTAAATATGATTTAGTCCAAGACATTATCGAGCTCGAGCGGATTAAATTGAATCATAATCAAGATAAGTATTATAATGAACCATCCATTGGTATTCTTCAAGACTCAAGTCTCTGCATTTGTAAGGTTGATTCCTTCTATGGGGTAATGGATGTTTGGAAGTTAGATCAAGATAGCAACTCGGATTCTTGGAACAAATTGTTTAGCCTCGATTTGGGGTTACCgcaatttgtttttcttttgggATTCACATCTAATGGGAGAATTTCAGTAAGATCATCCTCCAATGAGCTTGAGGTTGTCGACCCGAATCAAAATCCTCCTCTTCAAGTGAGACTAGGAACTATagataattataataatagatGTAGGTTATTTGAGTTGTTGGAATATTCGGAGAGTCTTGTTTCTCCGTTTTCATTGCCTTAGACAAGTCTCCAAATTGCAATATGTTAAGAATAATGTAGTTATATATCCTAGAGGATAGAATATCGATCATATGTGATAGATCGAGTTAGCTTATATTTAAGCTATAAGATATGAAACCTGCAAACTGTCGTCTGACAGTTTCCTTCCTTTTcggaaaggggggggggggggtcaagCGAACTGTGTGTTATGTTAATATGTCATCCAACTCCTACCCAGTTAAATTTTAGTTATGGTTGGACATTTAAGTAAAAATGTAATGATCTGATAGAAGATTAGATGTTACAGAAGGTGTTCTTTGGTTGAGTAATTAAGAGTCAAGCCACCCAAAAAGTAAGGAGAAGATTACTCCTTAGTTATTCCTTCAAAATGAATCAACAACTTTCTAATGCATGCTGCCCTACCCCACATGTTACAAATTATAAGTTGAAATGCATTAACAACATTGGCAGATCTTAGACAAAAATTTTAAAACAcattacaagaaattgtaccataaTAATCGTTTATTAATGACGGGAATTTTCTGTCATAAATCCGTCATAAAAGAGGGTCGTCATTactggaaaatcccgtcgttaatccgtcgtaagatacaaattcttgcaGTGACATAACGCTTGTTTAAACCATGAGTTCATAAGTCATGACTACCAATAGTTCACAACCATTACTCTATTACATATGTCACAATTACCTATAACTAAAAATCATGCAATAATGAGCTCTTTTCTTTACTTGTATCGTACAATAAAAGTCTACAAATGTCGTCGTGCAAGCATAGTTATGTAATTACGTTTCAACTATGTCTACTCCTAGACTTTTTCCATTATTCATTGAAATATTTATTTCAATTGGACAATATTTACTCAAgcttaaacaaattaaatacacGAATTTAGCTCGAATTAGCGATCAACTAATCGAACAAGAGCTAATTCCAAAAGGGGAAACGCTCGCCCTCCAAGACTCCGACTTTCGAACATCGTGGGGAGGCAAGTCGCAGCATGTGATCGACTCAATTGGTCAGCTTACAACGGGTTGTGAGATAAATCTTCGTGGAGGAGGTAAGTTATAACATGTACCTCAATTAGTCAGTTTACAAGGAATGGTGAGAAAGAGTATCGTGGATAAGGTAAGTCGCAACATGTGCCTCAATGGGTCAATTTACTTATTTACAAAAGGTTGTGTTTCTCACAAGATTTGAACCCTGAACACGCCATACATTTCCAAACTTGACCCCTTACTCTTTACCAACTGTCCAACTGAGATATGCGTTGGATGACTGAAAAAGAGCTAATTAATTAACTCATAATAATGAAGTTAAATCGTAACAATGTGTACATATATTGATATATACTCTGATAATATTACGAATTAGGTGGAAGAATTCTACAAATTGGGCAAGCCCCATTACATCGAAGCCATTGATCAACACAATCAGAATGAAATCTATGCAAACATAAAGGCAATATCTTCAACGTTTCCTTAGGAGTATACTCACACAAACAAATTGTACAAGTATTATCATCTTGCTTAATCATCCTCCCACTATCTCCTATGATTATACGTGGGAACGAATCGATCGTTTCCTCGTCGAGACCGAATATCTCGAttcgtggtggtggtggcggtggtggtggtgtcggACCGCGGCCGCCGGTGGTGGTTCTTGGGGCAATATCGAACACATAAGTTGTTTGACGACTTTGATTACGGCTGTTTCTTCTtaggcagcaacaacaacaagcgTAACATAAAAAGGCAGCAAATATTGCAATTGCTGGGATTATTGCAAGATTGAACATTTTATTTAGgaagaaaaattaaaaatgtgGGTGTATTTCAATTAGATCATCAAATATTGGATTAAAGTTGATGAAGCTTGAGTATATATTTTGgtcttaattttttaattttttttcctgaaGATCTGGTACTCATATTTGGGTTTAAAAAATAAGAATCCAATGGACTAATGGGTGACATATGACTTAATTGAGATGTAAATCATGTGCTAGTGTATTTGTCAACTGATTGatagtttcaactttcaagcAAGAGTAATAAGGTTTTCAAACGGAAGTTTTCTCATACAACTGATTGGGAATTTTTTCATTCAaaagaacaatttttttttttttgggtgttaaCACCCTGTTCTCCCTTAGGGCTaattcggattcggggcgagttctgggtggttaggttcaagtcccctcccaattgttgttgcgggggatcgaacacgagttctccctaccaagttcagccccaatcaccactgaaccaacaagcaagTGGTACAAATTTGTTTAgttgacttgatttttttttcttggcaACTAAGAATTAATAATGATTTTACTAAACCATCACCTATTTCAGGTTAGTCATTCTATCTACGCAAGTCAATGTTTTGAGTCACTTACAAAGTCGAGTTTTCAACCAACTCCTACCACCTTGTGTTGTATAGTTAATTGGATATGTTTTGAACTTCCTAAAACGCTTTTAAGACACAATTAATTATACTAAGAAAAATGATTTGTTTTTAGTCAAATTTTTTTTCTTGACATGATCTACTATGATTAGAACAACGCCAGTTCTTTGGCTTTGGTTGTCCGAATATTGGTCGGAATGTATTTGGGTGGAACAAAACCATTTGATAAGGTCTTGCATGTAcaagatgtacaataaattgtATATCATAccaacttttaaacattttaccTTCACTTTTGCTCCAATATACAATATTCATCGTACATTacctttaaataagaatttgtgttcgaTTTGGGTCACTcttagattttttttgtttttttttttgtcaattaattaatttatagagTATTATGAAATATACTTCACATACATCAACTCTAATCCAATTCAATTGGCTTGGCAATTGGCAGGACTCTTTGTTGGGCTTACCATTCATTTCAGGTTAGGCCGAACTAACTTACATTATCAAATCACTCATATATTTGATATTGTTATATTGTATATTAAAGACTTTCAACACTTTACAAATTAAGccgaaagaaagagaaaaacacAAATTAAACAAGAGCATATACTCCATTTCAATTAAGTACTAAGTATATGTTAATTACTACCTTAATACACCAATTAAGTGAACACAAAGTCAAATCCTGAATTAGCTAAAGAAAAAAAGTGAGGTGGATGAGTTCTACAAATAGGACACGTGTCATTCATTCTGAGCCATACAACTAAGCAATCACGATGAAACCGATGCACACATTCCGGCAGGATCTTCAAAACATCGTCGTGATCATATTCACATAAACAGATTGGACACGTGTTATCATCTTGCTGGATCTTCCACCCTCTTCCTCCAACCACAACCGTTGGATACGAGTCAATCGTCTCCTGGTCAATGCCATTGTCTTCAAGGTGCTGATATTGGGCCTGGGCTTCGGCTTCCGCTTCGGCTTGGTATTCGGCTTGGTATTCGGCTTCGGCTTCGGCTTCGGCTTCGGCCAAGATATATGATAGATGGAGTTGGAGTCTTCTGTTCCGATAAGTACAATACAGAGCTGAAAGGATGAGGATGATACTAATTTCAATACAAATAATTGGGATGGATATGGAATTGGCCATTTTGTTAAGTTTATGGGGAATTGTGATTACTACTAATTAACCATTAATGATTAGAAaggaaatgtttgaatttatttgcACGAGAGATGAATATTTCTTTATTCATTAAGATTAAGATTAAGATTAAGTCAAGTATTGTACTAAAAAGGCTCAACATGTTCTGTTTCGGTTTTATTTAAAAAGATTACTTCCTGTTGAATTGGAATATGCAAGAATATATCTTTTCGCTAAATAATGTTATGACTAATGAGTAATGACTATAACAAGCGCATCGAATGTGCATCCATTGAACATTAAAATACCATTGAATGTACGGTGCTAACTATGTTGGCAATGTATAGTTAATAAGAACTTTTAGAAACCTTATATACAGTCCTTTGAATACGAGTACTTgttctagcttttgagcccaaaaatatcatactaCCGTGCACGAAGTATAACATAGTTTTAGGTGCTAAAAATGTAAAATACAAGTTATAGTTTAGttggtaaaaaataaaatttcaatttctttaggtggtaaaaacaaattttcctaatgtGAATCTATTAAATGAAACTTGAACTCCTTAATTCTTTGTCGATCAAATCGTAACTCTTATTAAACTCAGAGAGAGTTAAACAATTCTAATTGGAAGAGGGATATTCGAACTGTAACCTATCATAAATACAGTACCTACCTGGCCAATAATTTATTGGTAGCTTGTGCATCCATGTAGAAAATAGTGTCACATGGTAATGGTATGTGTACTATGTGAGCTGTATGGTTGTGTATGGCAGCCTTCTATTGGTTGTCTTGTAGTATGTGCTGTCCTTTTTGTATTGGTTTGCTTTCCTAGGTTAGAATCTTCCTAGGGAATGTAGTTagccatatatatatatgggaTGTATGAGGAGCGCAGCCGCGAGAGAATGAGCAGCACAAATTTTGTGCCTTGCTAAACAAGAAATGAAAACAGCAATCTTGCTGAAACATCTTTGATCTTATtttcttcatggtatcagagcaggaaaCGCTCTAAACTCAAACAAAATTGTATTTTCTTTtgaaagtttcaatctttaagGAAGCAAGATGCCAGATGATGGAGATAGTAGTGGAAATCAAAATGGGAATGCATATGCAGATCCTTATTATTTAGCCAACTCAGACCATAGCAGTTCTAACTAGCAGCTTGGAATCATCATTTTTAATGGTGAAAATTATCTCAACTGGACCAGGAGCATTAGGATGGCACTTGGCTCAAGGAACAAGCTTGGATATATTGATGGAAAGATCAAGAAGCCAAATCAGGGGCATGCAGATTTTGGTAAATGGTACAGAAATGATAATGCTGTGAGAGGATGGATTTTGGCTTCAATGACAACAAACCTTGCAGAGAGTCTCATATACCTTGAAACTTCCAAGGATTTGTGGGACGAAGTCAAGGAAAGGTATGGTCAAACAAATGCCCCCCTCTTGTATCAGCTGAAGAAAGAGTTGAGTGATTTGAAGCAAGAAAATCAGGCTGTTGGGAATTTTTACTGCAAGCTGAAGAATTTATGGGATCATATATCTTCTATTGAAGGTATGCTTGAGTGCACATGTGGAGCAATGAGTAAATGCACTTGTAACATGATGAAAAAATTGGCAGATGCAGAATCTCTGAACAAACTGATACAGTTTCTAATGGCTCTCAATGAGGGTTTTGAGAACATCAGGGGAAGCATTCTTGCTATGGAACCTTTGCCTCCTGTGAATAGGGCTTTCCACCTTGTTCAGCAGCAAGAGAAACAAAAGGAAATCACTGGTAACATGAGTAGCAACAATGAGATGAGTGCAATGAGTGTGAAGAAGCAATATGTGAACACCTGGCAGAAAAGAGAATCAAAAGAAGCCAAAATGAAGAAAAAGTGTGATCACTGCACAATGAAAGGGCATACTAAAGAAGAATGCTTCCAGCTTGTGGGTTATCCAGACTGGTTTAAGAACCCTGGGAAGGGAAAGATAACACACAAGACATCAGCAAATGTGAACAAGCAAGGGAATGACTTTGCAGGTGACACACCACTTGAGAAAAGCAATGAGCATGGTGAAACAAGTGGAGCAAAGTCAGATCCAAACCTTATCTCTACTCTGGTGCAGGAAGTGATGAAGGCACTCAGTGAGAAACAACATTTAGCAAACTTTGCAGGTAATCTCCTTGCTTCAAATGTAGGACATTATTTTCAAGTTTTTGATCCAGGAACTTGGATAATAGATTCAGGTGCTTCTGATCATATGGTGGGAAATAGAGATTTACTTGTTGAAATCAAACCCCTTAGATTTCATGTGAAAGTGGGACTTCCTGATGGTCAAATCAAAACTGTAAAAGAAATGGGTTCAGTAAGTTTGAGCCCCAAAATGATGCTGAAAAATGTGTTATTTTTGCCTGATTTCAAACATAACTTGATGTCAGTAAGCAAACTGATAGAAGATGATCTTTGCTTGGtgatttttgacaaaaatgggTGTGTAATACAGGACCCTATCAGTAAAGATGTAATTGCTGAAGGAAGAGGTGAAGAAGGTCTCTATAAGCTGGATTTTGGAAAAGCAGAAGAGAAGAATAGCAATATTAGCAGTATTAGTGGTAGCAATAATGCAGTTAGGAATATGAAACAGAACTTGAGTGTGTTACATGCTAGGTTGGGtcatgtttctttgtcaaagatgAAGCATTTGAGTATTTGTCATTGTAAGaacctaaatgagtatttttGTGACACTTGTTGTGTGGCAAAACACCACAGATTGCCTTTTAAGCCAAGCAGTTCAATTGCTAATAGTATTTTTGAGCTAATTCATGTTGATTTGTGGGGCCCTTATAAGGTCAAAAACATCACAGGTGCTAGATATTTTCTAACCATAGTAGATGATTTTAGTAGAGCCACATGGACTCAACTATTATCTAACAAGGAACAGGTAAGAAGCATTCTTTGCAACTTCTTCTGTTCTGTTGAAACTCAATATGATACCAAGGTGAAAACACTGAGAAGTGATAATGGTACTGAAATTCTTCAGTCAGAATGTGGAAAGATGCTTGCAGAAAAGGGGATTTTGCATCAGAGAAGCATAGCAGGAGCTCCTCAACAGAATGGTAGAGTGGAGAGGAAACACAGATTCCTCTTAGAGACTGCAAGAGCAATTAGACTTCATGCAGGTCTACCCAAGTACTTCTGGGGAGAATGTATTCTCTCAGCAACCTATTTGATAAACCTTTTACCTAGTTCAGTTCTTGGATGGAAAACTCCTTTTGAAAGATTAAACAAGAGAAAGCCAGAATATGAACATCTTAGAATAATTGGGTGTTTGTGTTATGGCTCCCCCACATTGAGGAAAACTGACAAGTTTGAGGAAAAGGGAATCAGATCAGTGTTACTAGGGTACCCCTATGGTCAGAAAGGATACAAGTTGTTTGACTTGCAGAAAAGAAAAATGTACATGTGTAGAGATGTGGTGTTCAAAGAAGACATCTTTCCTTTCCTCAATCCAAAACAGCCTGTGTTACAAACCTCACAACAACATGGAATTTTCCCTCTCTTGGTGTCTGATGAAATAgaagaaaatgatttttttgatGATGGAAGCAATGGTGAAAGCATAGGGAATTTTGATTCTCTTAACCTGAATGGAACAGGACAAACTCCAATTGAAAGCTCTCCTCAAGTTTCTGAAACTGGTGAGAATTCACCAACTTTAGAAGTAAGTTCAGAAGAGAACACTCAAGTCATCATCCCAACAGAACAACCTCTTGAAACTAGAAGATCAGAAAGACCAAGAACTGTTCCAAACAAGTACAAAGATTTTGTGTACAAGATTCCTGGTGTTGAAACCCAATCAGACCAGTCCACTTCATTCACAGT
This genomic stretch from Spinacia oleracea cultivar Varoflay chromosome 3, BTI_SOV_V1, whole genome shotgun sequence harbors:
- the LOC130468945 gene encoding putative F-box protein At1g12855 → MAVVEAEIVEGGRWKFASNYDIIDGCLPYELTLEILFQLPVKSLVNLSFHKYDPVFCDLIGSCDGLICMYSPRDKCIYIFNPLTKETKEISTPYHKSARRFLKIEGASWFGFVPSINDYMIWLVVTIPTLNLRIHVYSMRDDNWRELDNTRFIDVMVGGMNAVVMNGTLHCSFNNDYNEFMVKYDLVQDIIELERIKLNHNQDKYYNEPSIGILQDSSLCICKVDSFYGVMDVWKLDQDSNSDSWNKLFSLDLGLPQFVFLLGFTSNGRISVRSSSNELEVVDPNQNPPLQVRLGTIDNYNNRCRLFELLEYSESLVSPFSLP
- the LOC130468947 gene encoding uncharacterized protein encodes the protein MALGSRNKLGYIDGKIKKPNQGHADFGKWYRNDNAVRGWILASMTTNLAESLIYLETSKDLWDEVKERYGQTNAPLLYQLKKELSDLKQENQAVGNFYCKLKNLWDHISSIEGMLECTCGAMSKCTCNMMKKLADAESLNKLIQFLMALNEGLSTLFSSKRNKRKSLVT
- the LOC130469304 gene encoding uncharacterized protein, with the protein product MKKKCDHCTMKGHTKEECFQLVGYPDWFKNPGKGKITHKTSANVNKQGNDFAGDTPLEKSNEHGETSGAKSDPNLISTLVQEVMKALSEKQHLANFAGPYQ